A genomic window from Candidatus Denitrolinea symbiosum includes:
- a CDS encoding Rossmann fold nucleotide-binding protein → MKSICVFCGSSDSVHADYLAGARTMGRVLARRGMRLVFGGGKTGLMGAVADGALEAGGEAVGVIIPSMHTNPLAHAGLTRMDVTEDMHARKARMNALSDGFIALPGGFGTFDELFETITWAQTGAHQKPIGLLNLRNYYAPLLAMVDHAVDEGFIFREHRDALCCESDPEKLLDALANHRHPQEAVKRWMREAE, encoded by the coding sequence ATGAAATCCATTTGCGTTTTTTGCGGATCGTCCGATTCGGTCCACGCGGACTATCTGGCGGGCGCGCGGACGATGGGCCGCGTCCTGGCCCGGCGCGGGATGCGACTCGTCTTCGGCGGCGGCAAGACGGGACTGATGGGCGCGGTCGCCGACGGCGCGCTGGAGGCGGGCGGCGAGGCGGTCGGCGTGATCATCCCTTCGATGCACACCAACCCGCTGGCGCACGCCGGTTTGACGCGCATGGACGTGACCGAAGACATGCACGCGCGCAAGGCTCGCATGAACGCCCTCTCCGACGGCTTCATTGCCCTGCCCGGCGGTTTCGGCACGTTCGACGAGTTGTTCGAGACCATCACCTGGGCGCAGACCGGCGCGCACCAAAAACCGATCGGCCTGCTCAACCTCCGCAATTATTACGCGCCGCTGCTCGCCATGGTGGATCACGCCGTTGACGAGGGCTTCATCTTCCGCGAACACCGCGATGCCCTGTGCTGCGAATCCGACCCCGAAAAACTGCTGGACGCGCTGGCGAATCACCGTCATCCACAGGAGGCGGTGAAGCGCTGGATGCGGGAGGCGGAGTAG
- a CDS encoding molecular chaperone DnaJ — protein MDYKDYYKILGVERKAGADDIRKAYRKLALKYHPDRNPGDKAAEERFKEVNEAYQVLSDEQKRARYDQLGSAYSNWQGRGAPGNFDWGQWTTGGQRVNVEDLNDLFGGAGGDAFSEFFRSIFGGMGGASARTPGRARQATGYQQPLVISLEEAFNGTTRQLQSEARRVQVKIPPGVRTGSKVRAAGAGPSGADVYLIIEIADDPRFEIDGDNLRATASVDAFTAMLGGQAEVETMTGKVKLTIPAGTQPDQVFRLAGRGMPHLKNRSQKGDLFVKLKVQVPKYLSNKQRELIEEASKIKF, from the coding sequence ATGGACTACAAAGACTATTACAAAATTCTCGGCGTGGAGCGCAAAGCCGGCGCGGACGACATCCGCAAGGCCTATCGCAAACTCGCGCTCAAATATCATCCCGACCGCAACCCCGGCGACAAGGCCGCCGAGGAGCGCTTCAAGGAAGTCAACGAAGCCTACCAGGTCTTGAGCGACGAGCAGAAGCGCGCCCGCTACGACCAACTCGGCAGCGCCTACTCCAACTGGCAGGGACGCGGCGCGCCGGGCAACTTCGATTGGGGACAATGGACGACCGGCGGTCAACGCGTGAACGTGGAAGACCTGAACGACCTGTTCGGCGGCGCGGGCGGGGACGCGTTCTCCGAATTCTTCCGCTCGATCTTCGGCGGGATGGGCGGCGCGTCTGCCCGGACCCCGGGCCGGGCGCGCCAGGCAACGGGCTACCAGCAGCCCCTCGTCATCTCGCTCGAGGAGGCCTTCAACGGGACGACTCGCCAGTTGCAGTCCGAGGCGCGCCGCGTGCAGGTGAAGATTCCCCCCGGCGTGCGGACCGGCTCCAAAGTGCGCGCGGCCGGCGCGGGTCCCAGCGGCGCGGACGTGTACCTCATCATCGAGATCGCGGACGACCCGCGCTTCGAAATTGACGGCGACAACCTCCGCGCAACCGCCAGCGTGGACGCGTTCACCGCCATGCTCGGCGGCCAGGCCGAAGTGGAGACGATGACCGGCAAGGTCAAGTTGACCATTCCCGCCGGGACGCAGCCCGACCAGGTCTTCCGCCTCGCGGGGCGCGGGATGCCGCACCTCAAAAACCGCAGCCAGAAAGGCGACTTGTTCGTGAAGTTGAAGGTTCAGGTGCCAAAGTATCTTTCCAACAAACAACGCGAATTGATCGAAGAAGCCTCGAAGATCAAATTTTAA